Proteins encoded in a region of the Thunnus thynnus chromosome 8, fThuThy2.1, whole genome shotgun sequence genome:
- the aspm gene encoding abnormal spindle-like microcephaly-associated protein: protein MSETATSTQRGFLDFSPTRKDVANKENDIPVLSLIQFSKAPFLTFGTVKLGTSKAAVLRIENPTEDAEAEVTVEKIPSGKGFSVDYNTFTIQPEGSFNLTVTWTPTEEGGIRELIIFNANGVLKHQAVLLGRAEAPKKKKKSLWDSIKNKREGEKVGVPRRKKAEPALKMAANKTFQVSRKPLYKSDRPRSPLTSLNEGKAVRERSLSKQSPTDNHPRKSEEQKALNLIHRQRSLTLSDQENIHHAQKNSPLVVLVPTTKVTDPGLLSASPDALAGKPENKDLAKMLNRTLSPIGTPERFKKLMPRIQSVESPVPVKSDADTDSLLPSSPVLSLKDALALIDSDLSHINTSPRDINSSCDFSDSLESKSGSHGCEPDINVLKVLPDTPEVSESNEPRLTFFVSKKVVVSEVVVSEAESDKAMERVKKTSFTSATVTKSKAPVEENSSSGRKIKKSRRRLLEKTLDVSDGSSQYESGPGTPCLPVIDPDTGTNRWQNSEEDSSQCDDKVQAREFISSSPKARVDCSPAPITFPVTSPPSMAPSRFSFSVASPPPAVLAPITFTVTSPSPSSLSSPTAIPPQLISAPPSVQDSFPIHVAAKSKKRKSEEYLKSDGKIEDGGKTERVKRTRVVAVKSEQTRSAQERRSTSQRQQPRAAGSVRSVTSSSLKTARSAVAAQAKQPSSKLTSRGAQSLKSVGIPSVKMAKVVAVAQSKLSFIKPAHTAIPRHPMPFAAKNMFYDERWIEKQERGFTWWINYVLTPDDFKVNTEVTKVNAVSLAMGGDKFNVPKAPTKEEMSFSTYTARRKLNRLRRSACQLFTSEAMVKAIQRLEIEVEAKRLLIRKDRHLWKDIGERQKVLNWLLSYNPLWLRIGLETIYGELISLESNGDAFGLAMFVLQRLLWNPDIAAEFRHSKVPHLYKDGHEEALSRFTLKKLLLLVCFLDKAKESRLIEHDPCLFCMDAEFKTSKDLLLAFSRDFLSGEGILPRHLGYLGLPVSHVQKPLDEFNFAVKNLAVDLKCGIRLVRVMELLVQEWSLSEKLRLPAISRLQKVHNVDIALKVLKSKGVDLKDEHGSVIDSRDIVDGHREKTLSLLWKIIFAFHVEVILDEDQLREEIGFLKRTLRTKRRLAFLRADRGLQPSPVKTRAPYENSSTKITLLMNWVRAVCDFYNLKVENFTVTFSDGRVLCYLIHHYHPSLLPEEAVSHSTTQTVECSSRGRLELDCSASDSDNSFDSSPTGLNGPVSPSVEFKELLENEKNNFRLVNTAVAFLGGVPAMINPEDMSNTIPNEKVVMSYLSFLCTRLLDLRNETRAARVIQGAWRKYRLKKDLQLYKERNAAALKIQLVVRSFLQRRRAKKQNRAAVIIQSLWRGHASRKRLRLVKEAQIRALQDEAATVIQAQWRMFSTIRAYQRLRYYAIVVQAQWRMRRAASDYGRIHRAATVIQKYSRARALARRERERYHSLRSAAVKIQRGFRRWKTQRTERENRAAKVIQTVFRKWYEEKKAEKTGAAVRIQSWYRMQRCLHQYRKVKRSTMLIQAQYRGYAQRRYFQMSKLQHHSAIVIQSAFRGHTVRKQVAKMKCASVVIQRWFRASVKRDIERQMFVRMRCAAVTVQAAYRGKVARELLKKQHKAATVIQATFRKYAAHRRYLVLRKAATAIQQKYRATLLAHKAKKEYDALRNAALTIQANWRGRADRKRIEKHHRCATLIQACYRRHKARAEYTSKKAAAVLVQRHYRAYVAGKEMRKSYLQKRAACVTLQAGFRGMRVRTELKKKHRAATVIQSSVRMFLSRKRYFLLQSAAIIIQSRYRALQLCRAQQHEYRELKETAIKIQAIYRGFRVREDLKKRHNAARTIQAQFRMHRMRMAYLATKCAAIIIQERYRAKMLRDQQMQRYRAMKSAAVVIQAAYRGHRARMEVAEMHRAATVIQRRFLTIRDRNRFLAVKAAALVCQQRYRTVTLLRKDRLDYLSKRRAVVCLQAAYRGYEVRKQMRIKHKAAVTIQSHFRKYRQRTSYKKLHWAANVLQARYRANKKMREEMLALTAKRDAAVVLQAAFRGMKSRYIIKQRHQAASVIQRAYRAHRERKLYLSLKSSVLTIQRWYRATVAAKEQRKRYLRTRRAAVILQAVYRGQQVRKDVARHHQAATVIQSVFRKHREEVKFQAMRLSAIIIQRYYRACILQRQERQYFLKVRHSVIVLQAALKGHRVRRNLAKMQRAATVIQANFKRHKQQSAFRRQRWAACVLQQRFRAQRQRNLEIKDYQRRRKAAIVLQAAYRGMKSRQNIKQSHRAASVIQRAFRTLCKRKQYLNIKSSILTIQRWYRATVAAKEQMQQYQKMRSAAIILQAAYRGRQVRKEIARWHQAATVIQSVFRKHREEVKFHAMRLSAIIIQRYYRACMLQRQERQHFLKVRHSVIVLQAAFRGHCVRNNIVTMQRAATVIQANFKRHKQQLAFRRQRWAACVLQQRFRAQRLRNLEIKHYQQHRKAAMVLQAAYRGMKSRQIIKQYHHAASVIQRAFRTLCERKQYLTIKSSVLTIQRRYRATVAANEQMQQYQKMRSAAIILQAAYRGRQVRKEIARWHQAATVIQFVFRKHREEVKLHAMRLSAIIIQRYYRVCMLQRREREHFLKVKHSAIILQAAFRGHSVRSNIAKMQRAATVIQANFKRHKQQLAFRRQRWAACVLQQRFRAQRQRNLEIKNYQEVRKAVINLQAAFRGMKFRQSVKQKHQAAGVIQRAFRAHCERKQYLTLKSSVLTIQRRYRATVAAKAQKTQYLEMRSAAIILQAAYRGRQVRKETARRCQAATVIQCVFRKHREVVKFQAMRLSAIIIQRYYRACMLQRHERNRFLKMKRSTVVLQAAFRGWCVRRDISRQCQAAVSIQSYWRCSVQRRIYQRKREAAVKLQRRVRAVQLGRAERNNYTRIKQAAITLQSHCRDWIARRQVLEAAKTARRLRFTAAVFHHLSAVKIQRALRAHWALESAKRQIHSVITIQRWVRVRLQRRRYLEDRKKVLIAQRAVKRWLARRHKAASVIQQAARRFLLLRRQKRVQRGIVKAQALWRGHRSRQLTDNPKMVKLRHNLRKVSAGAREEDKLCNKTSSALDYLLRYKHFSYILEALKNLETATRLSPECCERLVESGATEVIFTLIRCCNRSVPCMDVITYSIQILLNLSKYHKTIEAVYSVENSVETLLDLLQRYREKAGDKVAEKGGSIFTKACFLLALLLQDKHRAVEVMKLPKVLDRIRSIYRLTARKHKMDAERTVIKQKMNASINGSFYVQATPRKSRPVPKFAPDWVLRKDKLKDIVDPLRAIQMVAETLSIAL from the exons ATGTCCGAAACGGCAACTTCAACACAGAGAGGATTTCTGGACTTCAGTCCGACAAGAAAGGACGTCGCAAACAAGGAAAATGATATTCCTGTTTTGAGTTTGATCCAGTTTTCAAAGGCTCCTTTTCTAACATTTGGAACAGTGAAGTTGGGCACCTCAAAGGCGGCTGTTCTGCGGATTGAAAACCCCACAGAGGACGCAGAAGCGGAGGTTACTGTTGAAAAGATCCCATCTGGTAAAGGCTTTTCTGTGGACTACAACACGTTCACAATTCAG cctGAGGGGTCATTCAACCTGACAGTAACCTGGACTCCAACAGAAGAGGGTGGCATTAGAGAGCTCATCATCTTCAATGCTAATGGGGTCCTCAAGCACCAGGCTGTTTTGCTCGGGAGAGCAGAAGCacccaaaaagaaaaag aAGAGCTTATGGGActcaatcaaaaacaaaaggGAGGGTGAAAAAGTAGGTGTGCCCAGGAGAAAGAAAGCAGAGCCTGCCCTGAAGATGGCAGCCAATAAAACCTTCCAAGTGTCCCGAAAGCCTCTGTACAAAAGCGACAGACCCCGCAGCCCGCTTACCTCACTGAACGAGGGCAAAGCTGTCAGAGAGAGGTCCCTCTCCAAACAAAGTCCCACCGACAATCACCCTCGGAAATCAGAGGAGCAAAAGGCTTTAAATCTCATTCACAGGCAACGGTCTCTGACGTTGTCCGACCAGGAGAATATCCACCACGCTCAGAAGAACTCTCCTCTCGTTGTACTCGTCCCCACCACAAAGGTGACGGATCCCGGTCTGTTGTCTGCTAGCCCAGATGCTTTGGCAGGaaaacctgaaaacaaagaTCTTGCCAAAATGCTTAACAGGACGTTGTCACCTATCGGGACACCAGAGAGGTTTAAGAAGCTCATGCCTCGTATTCAGTCAGTTGAAAGCCCAGTTCCTGTAAAGTCTGATGCTGATACGGACAGTCTGTTACCTAGTAGTCCAGTTTTATCTTTGAAAGATGCACTGGCCCTCATTGACTCTGATCTGAGCCATATTAACACCAGTCCTCGAGACATTAATTCCAGTTGTGACTTTTCAGATTCACTGGAATCTAAAAGTGGGAGTCACGGCTGCGAACCAGACATAAATGTCCTCAAAGTGTTACCTGACACCCCAGAGGTGTCTGAGTCCAATGAGCCAAGACTTACTTTCTTTGTCAGCAAAAAGGTTGTTGTGAGTGAGGTGGTTGTTTCAGAGGCAGAGTCTGATAAGGCTATGGAAAGAGTCAAAAAGACATCTTTTACTTCTGCCACAGTGACCAAGAGCAAAGCACCAGTAGAGGAAAACAGCTCAAGtggaaggaaaataaagaagTCAAGGCGAAGGCTCTTAGAGAAAACACTTGATGTGTCTGACGGCAGCAGTCAGTACGAGTCTGGACCAGGCACTCCATGCCTTCCTGTTATAGACCCGGACACAGGAACCAACAGATGGCAAAACTCTGAGGAAGACAGCTCACAGTGTGACGACAAGGTTCAAGCCCGGGAGTTTATCTCCTCCAGCCCGAAGGCGAGGGTCGATTGTTCGCCTGCTCCCATCACCTTCCCTGTCACCTCCCCTCCATCAATGGCTCCTTCTCGCTTCAGTTTCTCAGTGGCTTCCCCTCCTCCTGCAGTCCTCGCTCCCATCACGTTTACAGTGACCTCTCCGTCGCCCTCGAGCCTATCTTCCCCAACAGCTATCCCGCCCCAGCTCATATCGGCACCTCCGTCTGTTCAGGACTCGTTCCCCATTCACGTGGCGGCGAAGAGCAAGAAGAGAAAGAGCGAAGAGTATTTGAAAAGTGACGGGAAGATCGAGGACGGTGGGAAAACCGAGCGAGTTAAAAGAACCAGAGTGGTAGCTGTTAAAAGTGAGCAAACCAGATCAGCGCAAGAGAGGAGGAGTACATCACAGAGGCAGCAGCCGAGAGCAGCAG gcTCAGTGCgctcagtgacatcatcatctttaAAGACTGCGAGGTCTGCAGTCGCTGCTCAGGCAAAGCAGCCAAGCTCCAAACTCACCTCACGAG gCGCCCAGTCTCTGAAGTCAGTCGGCATACCATCTGTGAAGATGGCAAAAGTCGTCGCTGTAGCGCAGTCAAAGCTGAGCTTCATTAAGCCTGCGCACACAG CCATACCAAGACACCCGATGCCGTTTGCCGCCAAGAACATGTTCTATGACGAGAGATGGATTGAGAAGCAGGAGAGAGGATTCACATGGTGGATCAACTACGTCCTCACTCCAGATGACTTTAAAGTCAACACTGAAGTCACGAAAG tgaATGCCGTGTCCCTCGCCATGGGAGGTGACAAGTTCAACGTGCCCAAAGCGCCGACCAAAGAGGAGATGTCTTTCAGCACCTACACGGCCCGACGGAAGCTAAACCGCCTCCGTCGTTCCGCCTGCCAGCTGTTCACCTCCGAGGCCATGGTCAAGGCCATTCAGAGGCTGGAAATCGAAGTGGAAGCCAAGAGGCTGCTCATCCGAAAAGACCGCCATCTTTGGAAGGACATAg GTGAACGCCAAAAAGTCCTCAACTGGCTTCTTTCATACAATCCGCTGTGGCTACGGATCGGGCTTGAG ACGATCTACGGGGAGTTGATCTCGCTGGAGAGCAACGGCGACGCCTTCGGTCTGGCTATGTTCGTCCTCCAGCGGCTGCTGTGGAACCCAGACATCGCCGCTGAGTTCAGACACTCCAAAGTGCCTCACCTTTACAAAGACG GCCACGAGGAGGCGCTGTCCCGCTTTACTCtgaagaagctgctgctgctggtgtgtttCTTAGACAAGGCCAAAGAGTCTCGACTGATTGAGCACGACCCCTGTCTGTTCTGCATGGACGCAGAGTTCAAG acgAGTAAAGACCTGCTCCTGGCCTTCTCCAGGGACTTCCTGAGCGGGGAGGGGATCCTCCCCCGGCACCTCGGTTACCTCGGGTTACCCGTCTCTCACGTTCAGAAGCCCCTGGACGAGTTCAACTTCGCCGTGAAGAATTTGGCGGTTGACTTGAAATGCGGGATTCGTCTAGT GCGTGTGATGGAGCTCCTCGTCCAGGAGTGGAGTTTGTCAGAGAAGCTCCGTCTGCCGGCCATCAGCCGCCTGCAGAAAGTCCACAACGTCGACATCGCTTTGAAAGTGCTCAAAAGCAAAGGGGTCGACCTCAAGGATGAACACG GCTCCGTCATCGATTCCAGAGACATTGTGGACggacacagagagaagacatTGAGCCTCCTGTGGAAAATCATTTTCGCTTTTCAC GTGGAGGTGATTTTGGACGAGGATCAGCTGAGGGAGGAAATCGGCTTCCTGAAGAGAACCCTGCGGACCAAACGCAGGCTGGCGTTCCTGAGGGCCGATCGGGGGCTTCAGCCCAGTCCTGTAAAGACCAGGGCGCCGTACGAGAACAGCAGCACTAAGATCACCCTGCTCATGAACTGGGTCCGTGCTGTGTGTGACTTCTATAATCTCAAG gtgGAGAACTTCACCGTGACGTTCTCGGATGGCCGCGTCCTCTGCTACTTAATCCACCACTACCATCCCAGTCTCCTGCCAGAGGAGGCCGTCAGTCACAGCACCACTCAGACCGTCGAGTGCTCGTCAAGGGGTCGCCTGGAGCTCGACTGCTCGGCCAGCGACTCCGACAACTCCTTCGATTCCTCGCCGACGGGCCTGAACG GCCCGGTTTCTCCCTCGGTGGAATTTAAAGAGCTCctggaaaatgagaaaaacaacttcAGACTGGTGAACACTGCCGTGGCTTTCCTGGGCGGGGTTCCTGCCATGATCAACCCCGAGGACATGTCCAACACCATCCCCAATGAGAAG gtTGTGATGTCTTACCTGTCCTTCCTGTGCACTCGTCTTCTGGACCTGCGTAACGAAACCAGAGCAGCTCGGGTCATACAAGGAGCCTGGAGGAAATACAGACTGAAGAAAGACCTGCAGCTCTACAAG GAGAGAAACGCGGCTGCTTTGAAAATCCAGCTAGTTGTGCGGAGTTTCCTCCAGAGGCGCAGAGCTAAGAAGCAGAACCGAGCCGCCGTTATCATCCAGTCGCTCTGGAGGGGTCACGCCTCTCGCAAAAGACTGAGGCTAGTAAAAGAGGCTCAGATCCGGGCTCTGCAGGATGAAGCGGCAACTGTCATCCAG GCTCAGTGGAGAATGTTTTCAACCATTAGGGCTTACCAGCGCCTCAGATACTACGCTATTGTTGTCCAAGCACAATGGCGAATGAGGAGAGCGGCCTCCGATTACGGAAGAATCCACCGGGCGGCGACAGTCATTCAGAAATACTCACGAGCACGGGCTCTTGCGAGAAGAGAGCGGGAGCGTTATCACTCCCTCAGAAGTGCGGCGGTGAAAATACAGAGAGGATTCAGAAGATGGAAAACTCAGAGAACCGAAAGAGAAAACCGCGCCGCAAAAGTGATACAAACGGTGTTTAGGAAATGgtatgaagaaaaaaaggcagaaaaaaccGGTGCTGCTGTAAGGATTCAGTCTTGGTACAGAATGCAGAGGTGTCTCCATCAATACAGAAAGGTCAAGAGAAGCACCATGCTCATTCAAGCCCAATACAGAGGTTATGCCCAGAGGCGCTACTTTCAGATGTCGAAGCTACAGCACCACTCCGCTATCGTCATTCAGAGTGCCTTCAGAGGACATACTGTCAGGAAACAGGTGGCAAAGATGAAATGTGCCTCAGTCGTAATCCAGCGCTGGTTCAGGGCCTCTGTTAAAAGAGACATCGAAAGGCAAATGTTTGTGAGGATGAGATGTGCCGCCGTAACCGTACAGGCAGCGTATCGTGGGAAAGTGGCTCGAGAGTTGCTGAAAAAACAGCACAAGGCAGCGACAGTGATCCAGGCTACTTTTAGGAAGTACGCTGCCCATAGGCGCTACCTCGTCTTAAGAAAAGCTGCCACTGCGATACAGCAAAAGTATAGAGCCACACTTTTGGCTCATAAGGCAAAGAAGGAGTATGATGCTCTCAGGAATGCTGCACTCACTATACAAGCTAACTGGAGAGGGCGAGCTGACAGGAAGAGGATAGAAAAACACCACCGGTGTGCGACGCTGATACAGGCCTGCTACCGTCGACACAAGGCGCGAGCAGAGTACACGTCAAAGAAGGCAGCGGCTGTACTCGTACAGCGTCACTACAGAGCTTATGTGGCTGGAAAAGAGATGAGGAAATCATATCTGCAGAAGAGGGCAGCCTGTGTCACTCTCCAAGCTGGATTTAGAGGCATGAGAGTTAGAACAGAGCTGAAGAAAAAGCACCGAGCAGCGACTGTCATCCAGTCTTCAGTTAGGATGTTTTTAAGCAGGAAACGATATTTCTTACTTCAAAGTGCAGCGATTATCATCCAGAGTCGGTACAGAGCTCTTCAGCTCTGCAGGGCACAGCAACATGAGTACAGAGAGCTAAAGGAGACTGCTATAAAAATACAAGCAATTTACCGAGGATTTAGAGTAAGGGAAGACCTAAAAAAGAGGCACAACGCTGCCAGAACGATCCAAGCTCAGTTCAGGATGCACAGAATGCGTATGGCTTACCTTGCCACCAAGTGTGCTGCTATCATTATTCAAGAACGCTACAGGGCCAAGATGCTCAGGGATCAACAGATGCAGAGGTACAGAGCTATGAAATCTGCGGCTGTAGTCATCCAGGCAGCGTATCGTGGCCACAGGGCCAGGATGGAGGTCGCAGAGATGCACCGAGCTGCGACGGTGATTCAGAGAAGGTTTCTCACCATCCGAGATAGAAATCGATTCCTAGCCGTCAAGGCGGCCGCTTTGGTTTGTCAGCAGCGGTACAGAACAGTGACCCTGCTGAGAAAAGACCGTCTGGACTATCTGTCAAAGCGCAGGGCAGTCGTTTGTCTGCAGGCAGCCTACAGAGGATATGAAGTCAGAAAGCAGATGCGCATCAAACACAAAGCCGCCGTAACAATTCAGTCTCACTTCCGGAAGTACCGGCAGAGAACTTCCTACAAGAAGCTCCACTGGGCTGCCAATGTATTGCAAGCACGTTACAGAGCCaacaagaaaatgagagaggagaTGCTAGCTCTGACAGCCAAGAGAGACGCTGCTGTTGTCTTACAAGCTGCTTTCCGTGGAATGAAATCCAGATATATCATCAAACAAAGGCATCAGGCTGCCAGTGTTATACAGAGAGCTTACAGAGCCCACCGTGAGCGCAAGCTTTATCTTTCCTTAAAATCCTCCGTCCTCACCATTCAGCGGTGGTATCGGGCCACTGTAGCAGCAAAGGAGCAAAGAAAACGATACTTGCGTACGCGGCGTGCAGCCGTTATCCTGCAGGCTGTATATAGAGGGCAGCAGGTCAGGAAAGATGTTGCTCGTCACCATCAGGCTGCAACAGTTATCCAGTCTGTATTCAGAAAGCACAGAGAGGAAGTCAAATTCCAGGCCATGCGCTTGTCTGCCATCATCATCCAGAGATACTATCGGGCCTGTATACTTCAGAGACAGGAAAGGCAATACTTCCTAAAAGTCAGACATTCTGTTATTGTTCTTCAGGCAGCTTTAAAAGGTCACCGTGTGCGAAGGAACCTTGCTAAGATGCAAAGAGCAGCTACTGTCATTCAAGCAAACTTCAAGAGGCATAAGCAGCAGTCGGCCTTCAGGAGACAACGCTGGGCAGCCTGTGTCTTACAGCAGAGGTTCAGGgctcagagacagagaaaccTTGAAATAAAAGATTATCAACGGCGCAGAAAAGCTGCCATCGTGTTACAGGCTGCATATCGTGGAATGAAATCAAGGCAGAACATCAAACAAAGTCACCGTGCCGCCAGTGTTATCCAGAGAGCTTTCAGGACACTCTGTAAACGCAAGCAGTATCTTAACATAAAATCCTCCATCCTCACCATTCAGCGGTGGTATCGGGCCACTGTGGCAGCAAAGGAACAAATGCAACAATACCAAAAAATGCGCAGCGCAGCCATCATCCTTCAGGCAGCATACAGAGGCCGGCAGGTCAGAAAGGAGATTGCTCGTTGGCATCAGGCTGCCACTGTGATCCAGTCTGTATTCAGAAAGCACAGAGAGGAAGTCAAATTCCACGCCATGCGCTTGTCTGCCATCATCATCCAGAGATACTATCGGGCCTGTATGCTTCAGAGACAGGAAAGGCAACATTTCCTAAAAGTCAGACACTCTGTTATTGTTCTTCAGGCAGCTTTCAGAGGTCATTGCGTGCGAAACAACATTGTCACGATGCAAAGAGCAGCTACTGTCATTCAAGCAAACTTCAAGAGGCATAAGCAGCAGTTAGCCTTCAGGAGACAACGCTGGGCAGCCTGTGTCTTACAGCAGAGGTTCAGAGCTCAGAGACTGAGAAAccttgaaataaaacattatcaaCAGCACAGAAAAGCTGCCATGGTGTTACAGGCTGCATATCGTGGAATGAAATCCAGACAAATAATCAAACAATATCACCATGCTGCCAGTGTTATCCAGAGAGCTTTCAGGACGCTCTGCGAACGCAAGCAGTATCTTACCATAAAATCCTCCGTCCTCACCATTCAGCGGCGGTATCGGGCCACTGTGGCAGCAAATGAACAAATGCAACAATACCAAAAAATGCGCAGCGCAGCCATCATCCTTCAGGCAGCATACAGAGGCCGGCAGGTCAGAAAGGAGATTGCTCGTTGGCATCAGGCCGCCACTGTGATCCAGTTTGTATTCAGAAAGCACAGAGAGGAAGTCAAACTCCACGCCATGCGCTTGTCTGCCATCATCATCCAGAGATACTATCGGGTCTGTATGCTTCAGAGACGGGAAAGAGAACACTTCCTTAAAGTGAAACATTCTGCCATCATTCTTCAGGCAGCTTTCAGAGGTCACAGTGTACGAAGCAATATCGCCAAAATGCAAAGAGCAGCTACTGTCATTCAAGCAAACTTCAAGAGGCATAAGCAGCAGTTAGCCTTCAGGAGACAACGCTGGGCAGCCTGTGTCTTACAGCAGAGGTTCAGAGCTCAAAGACAGAGAAACCTTGAGATTAAAAACTATCAAGAGGTCCGAAAGGCTGTCATTAACCTACAAGCTGCCTTCCGTGGAATGAAATTCAGACAGTCAGTCAAACAAAAGCATCAGGCTGCCGGTGTTATCCAGAGAGCTTTCAGAGCCCACTGTGAGCGCAAGCAGTATCTGACCTTGAAATCCTCCGTACTCACCATTCAGAGGAGGTACCGGGCAACTGTAGCAGCCAAAGCACAAAAGACACAATACTTGGAAATGCGCAGTGCAGCCATCATCCTTCAGGCAGCATACAGAGGCCGGCAGGTCAGAAAGGAGACGGCTCGTCGGTGTCAGGCTGCCACCGTGATCCAGTGTGTATTCAGAAAGCACAGAGAGGTAGTTAAATTCCAGGCTATGCGTCTGTCTGCCATCATCATCCAAAGATACTATCGGGCCTGTATGCTTCAGAGACACGAAAGAAACAGGTTCCTGAAAATGAAACGATCCACAGTTGTCCTTCAGGCTGCTTTTAGAGGCTGGTGTGTCAGGAGAGACATTAGTCGACAATGTCAAGCTGCTGTTTCGATCCAGTCATACTGGAGATGCTCAGTCCAAAGACGTATCTaccagaggaagagagaggcagCTGTGAAGCTACAGCGCAGGGTCCGAGCTGTACAGCTTGGCAGGGCGGAGAGGAACAACTACACCCGAATAAAACAGGCCGCCATCACGCTTCAGTCTCACTGCAGAGACTGGATTGCTAGACGACAG GTGCTTGAGGCAGCCAAAACAGCGAGGAGACTTcgtttcactgctgcagtctTCCACCATCTCAGTGCCGTAAAGATCCAAAGAGCTCTGAGAGCCCACTGGGCCTTGGAGTCTGCTAAAAGACAGATCCATTCTGTCATCACCATACAG CGTTGGGTGCGAGTGAGGCTGCAGAGGAGACGCTACCTGGAGGACAGGAAGAAGGTGCTTATAGCCCAGAGAGCGGTCAAGCGCTGGTTAGCTCGTCGCCACAAGGCTGCGTCCGTCATCCAGCAGGCTGCCCGGAGATTCCTCCTCCTCAGGCGCCAAAAGAGGGTTCAGCGGGGCATTGTCAAAGCTCAG gcTTTGTGGAGAGGTCACCGCTCCCGCCAGCTGACTGACAATCCCAAGATGGTAAAGTTGAGACACAACTTGCGTAAAGTCTCCGCCGGCGCCCGAGAGGAGGACAAACTGTGCAACAAGACTTCGTCTGCCCTGGACTACCTCCTCCGATACAAACACTTCTCCTACATTCTAGAGGCCCTAAAAAACCTGG AGACCGCCACCAGGTTGTCCCCAGAGTGCTGTGAGCGGCTGGTAGAGAGCGGAGCCACCGAAGTCATCTTCACACTCATCCGCTGCTGCAACAGGAGCGTCCCCTGCATGGATGTCATCACCTACTCCATTCAGATCCTCCTCAACCTCTCCAAG